The Bubalus kerabau isolate K-KA32 ecotype Philippines breed swamp buffalo chromosome X, PCC_UOA_SB_1v2, whole genome shotgun sequence genome has a segment encoding these proteins:
- the LOC129638461 gene encoding endogenous retrovirus group K member 13-1 Env polyprotein-like, translating to MVLAKQLAYENANSPCQAALRPYRKKGGLSDFVRICADIGPSYVQGITLAVALQGKTVKELEKPLSKNEDPEVSGLQTLIGFRPLISSALNFYCIFKKSPLKDIADHDNGWSLYIPGVTKESGIPQRRNGTGPLDIPFCDFGTRGRVTAAPWKLCRDGTAMVYNIFGTNESLWDWSPDSAQNPGAQDNRNFASRIWNLGGSKVFQTEIWKLAAALGCEGSYLQVGSKVRHGYLWNLTMRYPLACVPHPYALLVGSVNIQPGLRNYDVTCNNCTLTNCIRGITNQTRVLVLRQPAFVMVPVKINGSWYDERGLELWRKVEAALMRYHRGIGLIILGFVALVTLIASSITAALTLVQSVQTATFVNNLAQNVSITLGTQENIDKKLEDRLNALYDDVKVLGEEIQSIKLRLRVQCHADFRWICVTPKKYNGSITAWDNVKAHLEGIWHNENISLDLLHLHQEIMNIENAPRPDLDVAKRAESFVKELFRHVPTVNSIWYLGVAIGGLFLIILTVLFLAPCLIKKLIDDLWMIKASIYGNGLWLKEHKRAPI from the exons ATGGTGTTGGCTAAACAGCTTGCTTATGAGAATGCCAATTCACCTTGTCAAGCTGCCTTGAGACCTTACAGAAAAAAGGGAGGCTTATCTGATTTTGTACGGATTTGTGCCGATATCGGCCCTTCCTACGTTCAAGGCATAACTTTGGCCGTGGCATTACAAGGAAAGACAGTCAAAGAA TTGGAAAAGCCATTAAGCAAGAACGAGGATCCCGAGGTTTCAGGTCTTCAGACGCTTATTGGATTCAGGCCATTGATAAGCAGCGCCCTGAACTTCTACTGTATATTCAAGAAAAGCCCTTTAAAG GATATTGCTGATCATGACAATGGTTGGAGCCTATACATTCCTGGAGTAACGAAAGAATCTGGAATTCCTCAACGTCGTAATGGAACTGGTCCTTTAGATATCCCTTTCTGCGACTTTGGAACAAGGGGAAGAGTCACTGCTGCACCATGGAAATTGTGTCGAGATGGAACTGCTATGGTTTATAACATATTTGGGACAAATGAGTCATTGTGGGACTGGTCTCCAGACTCGGCCCAAAACCCTGGAGCTCAGGACAATAGGAACTTTGCATCCCGTATTTGGAACTTGGGTGGCTCTAAAGTGTTCCAAACAGAAATCTGGAAATTAGCTGCTGCCCTTGGATGTGAGGGTTCCTACCTTCAGGTGGGATCGAAAGTGAGACACGGTTATTTATGGAATCTCACCATGAGGTACCCTCTTGCATGTGTGCCTCACCCTTATGCTTTACTAGTAGGATCTGTAAACATACAACCTGGGTTACGAAATTATGATGTAACTTGTAACAATTGTACCTTGACTAACTGCATTAGGGGAATTACTAATCAAACTAGGGTTCTAGTCTTAAGACAGCCTGCTTTTGTTATGGTTCCTGTAAAGATTAATGGGTCTTGGTATGATGAAAGAGGACTTGAACTTTGGAGAAAAGTAGAGGCTGCTTTAATGCGTTATCATAGGGGAATAGGGTTAATAATTCTGGGATTTGTAGCTTTGGTAACCCTTATTGCTTCCTCGATTACTGCAGCCCTGACCCTGGTACAATCAGTGCAAACTGCAACTTTTGTTAATAATCTGGCACAAAATGTATCCATTACCCTGGGGACTCAAGAAAATATTGACAAAAAGCTAGAGGATCGATTAAATGCCCTTTATGATGATGTAAAAGTTTTAGGTGAAGAGATTCAAAGTATAAAGTTGAGATTACGGGTACAATGTCATGCAGATTTTCGATGGATCTGTGTTACCCCCAAAAAATATAATGGTAGTATAACTGCTTGGGATAATGTGAAAGCTCATTTAGAAGGTATTTggcataatgaaaatatttccttagatCTGCTGCATCTACATCAGGAAATAATGAACATTGAAAATGCACCTAGACCTGATTTGGATGTTGCAAAAAGAGCTGAGTCTTTTGTTAAAGAACTTTTTCGACATGTACCTACTGTCAATAGTATTTGGTACTTGGGAGTGGCCATAGGAGGactattcttaataattttaactgttttatttcttgcaccttgtttaattaaaaaactgattGATGATCTATGGATGATAAAGGCTTCCATCTATGGAAATGGTCTGTGGTTAAAGGAACATAAGCGTGCGcctatataa